A DNA window from Candidatus Syntrophoarchaeum caldarius contains the following coding sequences:
- a CDS encoding N-acetylglucosaminyl phosphatidylinositol deacetylase: MKNRNILAIGAHPDDIELGCGGTIRKHVLNGDKVCYVVASLGEKSGDADRRKSEVMAAAKLMEVENVHFLNLPDTMIMHDGDTVSLLDEHIKELEPEIVYVHSPKDFHQDHANIAKSTLSASRRMKNAILLYETPSTTIEFRPAAFSDVSEVFEDKLRCIGEYVSQNKKEYMEKEAIIGLAKARGYTMGVEFAEAFEVARLFRW, encoded by the coding sequence ATGAAAAATAGAAATATTCTTGCGATTGGGGCACATCCAGACGATATAGAACTTGGATGTGGGGGCACGATCAGGAAACATGTTTTGAATGGCGATAAAGTCTGTTATGTCGTTGCATCCCTTGGAGAGAAAAGTGGAGATGCAGATAGAAGAAAGTCTGAAGTGATGGCTGCAGCGAAGTTAATGGAAGTTGAGAATGTTCACTTCTTAAATCTGCCTGACACAATGATAATGCATGATGGAGACACAGTCAGTCTGTTAGATGAGCATATAAAAGAACTTGAACCTGAGATAGTGTATGTCCACTCTCCCAAGGACTTTCATCAGGATCATGCGAATATTGCGAAATCCACCTTATCTGCCTCACGTCGGATGAAGAATGCTATTCTCTTATATGAAACGCCCTCAACCACAATAGAATTTAGACCAGCGGCATTCAGTGACGTTAGCGAGGTATTTGAAGATAAATTGAGGTGTATAGGAGAATACGTTTCACAGAACAAGAAGGAATACATGGAAAAAGAGGCAATCATAGGTCTGGCGAAAGCGAGGGGGTACACCATGGGCGTGGAATTTGCAGAGGCGTTCGAGGTTGCGAGGTTGTTCAGATGGTAA
- a CDS encoding histidinol phosphatase: MIDITDSPSIFDLHIHSIYSQDSILKPERIIKIAKKKGLSGIAVTDHNTIKGAIKTKSAVPDGDFMVIVGAEIKTDKGEVIGLFLSEEIKSGEFAEVIEEIKDQDGITVLPHPYRNRLCNPEDLLKKVDLVEGLNARTAKKLNQKAQVSAKKFEVPIIAGSDAHTYFEIGQAQTIIEENDLVFDSIKACLLKGEVSIAGSEAPHHLRMMSVGIGKIKRDGTVGFVKSCINKVLNKRSK; the protein is encoded by the coding sequence ATGATTGATATAACTGATTCTCCAAGCATCTTTGACCTCCATATACATAGTATATACTCACAGGACTCGATCTTAAAACCAGAAAGAATCATTAAAATAGCAAAAAAGAAAGGGCTTTCTGGCATAGCAGTTACTGACCATAATACCATCAAAGGAGCGATAAAAACAAAATCGGCCGTACCTGATGGGGATTTTATGGTGATTGTAGGGGCTGAAATAAAAACTGATAAGGGTGAAGTGATTGGTTTGTTCCTGAGTGAAGAAATTAAATCAGGTGAATTTGCTGAGGTGATTGAAGAAATAAAAGATCAGGATGGAATAACTGTTCTGCCACACCCTTATCGAAATAGACTGTGTAACCCGGAAGATCTGTTAAAAAAGGTTGATTTGGTAGAGGGATTGAATGCAAGGACTGCTAAAAAACTTAATCAAAAAGCGCAGGTATCAGCAAAAAAATTTGAGGTACCAATAATCGCTGGAAGTGATGCGCATACTTACTTTGAGATCGGGCAAGCACAAACAATCATTGAGGAAAATGATTTAGTCTTTGATAGCATTAAAGCGTGTTTGCTGAAGGGTGAAGTTAGTATAGCAGGGAGTGAGGCGCCCCATCATCTCAGAATGATGAGCGTGGGCATAGGAAAGATTAAAAGAGATGGCACAGTGGGTTTCGTGAAGTCGTGCATTAATAAAGTTCTAAATAAAAGGTCAAAATGA
- a CDS encoding WbqC-like protein family, translated as MIIAIHQPNYLPYLGFFDKMKKSDLFVIYDDAQFNKSDFQHRNRIRIHNGWKWLTVPVEKKHLPINEIRIKNEVSTWKGLGWADAHFKDIEDNYKGAAYYSEYADELKKIYEKRYDKLVELNMELINFLKKAFDIKTEIGLSSELGFTSRSTERLVEMVEALGGDTYLSGAAGRNYLDTSLFQKKGIKVVFQDFKHPVYKQRYEGFEPDMAAIDALFNVGKMP; from the coding sequence ATGATCATCGCAATCCACCAGCCCAATTACCTCCCATATCTGGGATTCTTTGACAAGATGAAAAAATCAGATCTATTCGTGATCTACGATGACGCACAGTTCAACAAAAGTGATTTCCAGCATCGCAATAGAATCAGAATACATAATGGCTGGAAATGGCTCACAGTACCGGTTGAGAAGAAACATCTACCGATAAACGAGATAAGGATAAAAAACGAAGTGAGCACATGGAAAGGATTGGGATGGGCGGATGCACATTTCAAAGATATCGAGGACAATTACAAGGGTGCGGCTTATTACAGCGAGTATGCAGACGAACTGAAGAAGATTTATGAGAAAAGATATGATAAACTGGTTGAGCTGAACATGGAACTGATAAACTTTCTGAAAAAAGCATTTGATATAAAGACAGAAATAGGACTTTCCAGCGAGTTAGGCTTTACATCCAGATCCACTGAGCGGCTGGTAGAGATGGTTGAGGCATTAGGGGGGGATACATATCTCTCTGGAGCTGCGGGGCGCAATTATCTTGATACCTCGTTATTCCAGAAGAAAGGCATAAAAGTGGTATTTCAGGATTTTAAACATCCCGTTTATAAACAGCGTTATGAAGGCTTTGAACCAGATATGGCGGCGATAGATGCATTGTTCAATGTGGGCAAGATGCCTTAA
- a CDS encoding glycosyl transferase family 2 encodes MTDSQKNYLIVTPVKNEGVNLPDLIRSIASQTLKPVLWVIVDDGSTDNTPDIIREAKKNYDWIESIQMNSDKRDLGLHLAKVVRTGFDFAIEHCNKNGIDYEYLANVDGDLTLDRTFFENLIKEFERDPELGVASGGIKLPVGDQMVHIEGLPEDEPSGGDMLIKRECFEKCGGIPVSYSWDSVLKAKAQLRGWKTRRFEENIATEIRGVSSAEGYWKGYMHKGTGAHYLNLHPFHVFVKTVIYLLHRRGKEPWYVGIAYLAGYLGSVMKRKEQVDDEEVRKYFWNKFWNKWKNINKLRLFKLRDQ; translated from the coding sequence ATGACAGACTCTCAAAAGAACTATCTCATTGTTACGCCGGTTAAGAACGAAGGAGTTAATTTGCCAGATCTTATCCGGTCCATAGCATCTCAAACATTAAAACCCGTGTTATGGGTTATTGTGGATGATGGAAGCACAGACAACACGCCTGATATAATTAGAGAAGCCAAGAAAAATTATGATTGGATTGAAAGCATTCAAATGAATAGTGATAAAAGAGATCTGGGATTGCACTTAGCGAAGGTGGTCAGAACTGGTTTTGATTTTGCAATTGAACATTGCAATAAAAACGGGATTGATTATGAATATTTAGCTAATGTTGACGGCGATCTAACATTGGACAGGACGTTCTTTGAGAATCTAATAAAAGAGTTTGAGAGAGATCCTGAACTGGGTGTTGCGAGTGGGGGTATCAAGCTTCCAGTTGGTGATCAAATGGTACACATAGAAGGGCTACCAGAGGATGAACCTTCTGGTGGTGATATGCTGATAAAGAGAGAATGTTTTGAGAAATGTGGAGGTATCCCTGTATCGTATTCATGGGACAGTGTGCTGAAGGCAAAAGCACAATTGAGGGGTTGGAAAACAAGGAGATTTGAAGAGAATATAGCAACTGAAATAAGAGGTGTCAGTAGTGCTGAAGGGTACTGGAAAGGATATATGCACAAAGGTACAGGTGCTCATTATTTAAATCTTCATCCATTTCATGTTTTTGTTAAAACTGTGATTTATTTACTCCATAGGAGAGGAAAAGAACCGTGGTATGTCGGAATTGCGTATTTGGCAGGTTATCTTGGTAGTGTAATGAAAAGAAAAGAACAGGTAGATGATGAAGAAGTTAGAAAATATTTTTGGAACAAGTTTTGGAACAAGTGGAAGAACATTAATAAGCTCCGTCTGTTCAAGCTGAGAGACCAATGA
- a CDS encoding protein containing DUF354 produces MKILVGVNHPKHVLLFKNTVDNLMNEGHEVKIVAVEKEITEYLLERFNMPYTLIGVNQQGLYRKGIALLGWEYRTYRIAKEFKPDIFVGRALPHLAHVSAVLNKPFIIFEDTEHATVAQKICLPFTDAVVTPDCYMRDFGKKHVRFNGYYELAYLHPNYFKPDPSVLDDLGLRRDDNFIILRFVSWGATHDICQHGIKNKMELVRKLDKYGRVLITSEGVLNTKLEKYKIKISPEKLHDLLYYASLYIGEGGTMATESAVLGTHAIHISTTAKYCGIFYDLNKYDLMWISDAENGAIGKVVEILQKNNIKKEGKRKREKLLKDKIDVTAFMIKFMEIYPESLKIMKKNPNYQDRFRLRRSL; encoded by the coding sequence ATGAAAATATTAGTCGGTGTTAACCACCCAAAACACGTCCTTCTCTTCAAGAATACAGTTGATAACTTAATGAATGAAGGACATGAGGTTAAAATAGTTGCGGTGGAGAAAGAGATTACAGAATACTTGCTTGAACGATTTAACATGCCCTATACCTTGATCGGGGTGAACCAGCAAGGACTTTACAGGAAAGGAATCGCACTCCTGGGATGGGAATATCGTACTTACAGGATTGCCAAAGAATTTAAGCCAGATATTTTTGTTGGTCGTGCGTTGCCACATTTAGCGCATGTTAGTGCTGTTTTAAATAAACCTTTTATTATATTTGAGGATACAGAACATGCTACAGTAGCCCAGAAAATTTGTTTGCCGTTCACTGATGCTGTGGTAACCCCTGATTGTTACATGAGAGATTTTGGAAAGAAACATGTTCGTTTTAATGGTTATTACGAACTCGCATATTTACATCCAAATTATTTTAAACCCGATCCATCTGTTTTGGATGATCTGGGGTTGAGAAGGGATGATAACTTCATTATCCTGCGTTTTGTTTCGTGGGGGGCAACGCATGATATATGCCAACACGGCATCAAAAACAAGATGGAATTGGTGCGGAAACTGGATAAATACGGGCGGGTGCTTATTACTTCAGAAGGGGTGTTGAATACGAAACTGGAGAAGTACAAGATCAAAATCTCGCCAGAGAAGCTACATGATTTGTTGTATTATGCGAGTTTGTATATTGGAGAGGGTGGAACAATGGCGACCGAGAGTGCAGTATTGGGAACACACGCAATCCATATATCCACAACGGCTAAATATTGTGGAATATTTTATGACTTAAACAAATACGACTTAATGTGGATTTCCGATGCTGAGAATGGAGCAATTGGTAAAGTTGTAGAGATCCTCCAAAAAAATAATATAAAAAAGGAAGGAAAAAGAAAAAGAGAGAAGTTACTTAAAGATAAAATTGATGTAACAGCATTTATGATTAAATTTATGGAAATTTATCCAGAAAGTTTAAAAATAATGAAAAAGAATCCAAATTATCAAGATAGATTCAGATTGAGGCGGTCTTTATGA
- a CDS encoding glycosyltransferase yields MSEKKLKILVIFNSLVGVIGGGSRHIVEVANYWSTSNKVHFFISKAGYKVAESHIQKDPNLNKEVILYTAPFDESKNRYLNYLFRTIKSIMELRKLKEKYDVVTAPNYLPQNMIPCMFMKGKAKRVVYFHVVPPSARFEVLKKMNFLRRTISIMNWKLCVFLARSFDLIFVVNEATRDYFIETGFPLEKVVVVNNGIPCNEIENVDVKIKKYEGVFLGRLVWNKGIYDLVDIWGFVVEREPSMKLCIIGDGPERGELEKKIKEKGLSENIKIEGWKEGEEKYRLMKESRVFVYPSYQEAQPVVILEALACGLPVVGYDLPIYQEIFNEYIITAETGNSENMAEKVLDILENEEEHRKVVEDAKEVLSKYDWEEIANYQLACIEKLL; encoded by the coding sequence ATGTCAGAGAAGAAACTGAAGATTTTAGTAATTTTTAATTCACTCGTAGGTGTCATTGGGGGCGGTAGTCGGCATATCGTTGAAGTTGCGAATTACTGGTCAACCTCGAATAAAGTGCATTTTTTCATCTCAAAGGCCGGGTATAAAGTGGCAGAATCGCATATTCAAAAGGATCCAAATCTCAATAAAGAAGTGATTTTATACACAGCACCTTTTGATGAGAGTAAGAACAGGTATTTAAATTATCTTTTCAGAACGATAAAAAGCATCATGGAACTCCGAAAACTTAAAGAGAAGTATGATGTCGTCACCGCTCCAAATTATCTACCACAGAACATGATACCCTGTATGTTTATGAAGGGAAAGGCAAAAAGAGTGGTATATTTTCATGTTGTACCACCATCGGCGAGGTTCGAAGTTCTTAAAAAGATGAATTTTTTACGCAGAACAATTTCTATAATGAATTGGAAGCTATGCGTCTTCTTAGCCAGATCTTTTGACCTGATTTTTGTGGTGAACGAAGCTACAAGGGATTATTTTATTGAAACAGGTTTTCCATTGGAAAAGGTAGTTGTGGTAAATAATGGCATCCCCTGTAACGAAATTGAGAACGTTGATGTTAAAATCAAAAAATATGAAGGCGTATTTCTTGGACGGTTAGTTTGGAATAAAGGTATCTATGACCTTGTAGATATTTGGGGTTTTGTTGTGGAGAGAGAACCCTCTATGAAACTTTGTATAATAGGAGACGGTCCGGAAAGAGGCGAATTGGAGAAAAAGATAAAAGAAAAGGGGCTAAGCGAGAATATAAAAATTGAAGGCTGGAAAGAAGGTGAAGAAAAATACAGATTGATGAAAGAATCGAGAGTATTCGTCTATCCGAGTTATCAGGAGGCACAGCCAGTAGTAATTCTTGAGGCGCTGGCATGTGGATTACCAGTAGTAGGATACGACCTACCGATTTATCAGGAGATATTTAATGAATACATCATTACCGCTGAAACAGGCAACTCTGAAAATATGGCTGAGAAGGTCCTTGATATTCTTGAAAATGAAGAAGAACACAGGAAAGTAGTAGAAGATGCAAAAGAAGTGTTATCAAAATACGATTGGGAAGAGATCGCAAACTATCAACTGGCATGTATCGAAAAACTTCTTTAA
- a CDS encoding carbamoylphosphate synthase large subunit translates to MDGITVLITGVGAPGIKGTLYSLEKNFDNRKIKTVGTDMKEDAIGKYLCDKFYQIPKPSNNEYLSQLLNICEKESVDVLLPQNTAELPALAEHKKDFGNIGTEITISDRNSIEIANNKYKLMKTANKIDVPTPKFYLADNFNDLLEYANELGWPKKRVVVKPPVSNGMRGLRIIDESMNLKDIFYSKKPTGVYLKMDNLKEILGPSFPRLLVMEYLPNKEYTVDVLNTESLTVIPRKRDLIKYGITFNGTVEKNEEIIEYSERLSEALDLRYAYGFQFKLDENNVPKLLESNPRIQGTMVLATFAGANIIYGAVKYALGEEVPEFDIVWGTRIMRYWGGIRVNEATILGRL, encoded by the coding sequence ATGGATGGTATAACTGTTCTAATAACAGGGGTAGGAGCTCCCGGAATAAAAGGAACCTTATATTCACTCGAAAAAAACTTTGATAATAGAAAAATAAAGACAGTAGGAACGGATATGAAAGAAGATGCTATCGGGAAATATTTATGTGACAAATTTTACCAGATTCCAAAACCCTCTAATAATGAGTATCTCTCACAATTGTTAAATATCTGTGAAAAAGAAAGCGTTGATGTACTTTTACCGCAAAATACAGCGGAACTACCTGCATTAGCAGAACACAAAAAAGATTTTGGAAATATCGGAACTGAAATTACTATATCGGATAGAAATAGTATAGAAATAGCAAACAACAAATACAAACTTATGAAAACGGCAAATAAAATAGATGTTCCAACGCCTAAGTTTTATTTAGCAGATAATTTTAATGATTTACTTGAATATGCTAATGAATTGGGGTGGCCTAAAAAACGAGTTGTTGTTAAACCCCCTGTATCAAATGGCATGAGAGGGCTAAGAATTATCGATGAATCAATGAATTTAAAAGATATATTCTACTCTAAGAAACCAACAGGAGTATACCTAAAAATGGATAATTTAAAAGAGATTTTGGGACCTTCATTCCCTCGCTTATTAGTTATGGAATATTTACCCAATAAGGAATATACTGTCGATGTGTTAAACACCGAGTCTCTTACAGTAATTCCAAGAAAAAGAGATTTAATAAAGTATGGGATAACTTTTAACGGAACTGTCGAGAAAAATGAAGAGATAATTGAATATTCTGAAAGATTAAGTGAAGCACTAGACTTAAGATATGCTTACGGTTTCCAATTTAAATTAGACGAAAATAATGTACCAAAACTTTTAGAATCGAATCCAAGAATCCAGGGGACTATGGTTTTGGCGACATTTGCAGGAGCAAACATCATTTATGGAGCGGTTAAATATGCATTAGGGGAAGAAGTTCCTGAGTTTGATATTGTGTGGGGAACAAGAATAATGAGGTATTGGGGGGGTATCAGAGTGAATGAAGCAACGATTTTGGGGAGATTATGA
- a CDS encoding LmbE family protein has translation MKILILSPHTDDAELGCGGSIIKFIEERHKILWIVFSAAEESLPKNLPKDTLKKEFLRVVESLGLKEKNYRIYNFKVRYLDDHRQEILENLIRIREEFKPKVVFGPSLNDFHQDHQVVANEMIRAFKTMSSIICYELPWNHVTFNTQLFVKLKKEHIIKKCEMLKNYKSQLAKEKAYFSEEFIQGLAKTRGIQCNSECAEAFEVIRWMV, from the coding sequence ATGAAAATATTGATCCTTTCCCCCCATACAGATGATGCAGAGTTAGGCTGTGGGGGCAGCATAATTAAATTTATCGAAGAAAGGCATAAAATATTATGGATTGTGTTCTCTGCTGCTGAGGAGTCCTTACCAAAAAATTTACCAAAGGATACTTTAAAGAAAGAATTCTTGAGAGTTGTAGAAAGTCTTGGTTTGAAAGAAAAAAATTACAGGATATATAACTTCAAAGTAAGATATTTGGATGATCATAGACAAGAAATTTTAGAGAACTTGATACGTATACGAGAAGAATTTAAACCTAAGGTGGTTTTCGGTCCATCTCTAAATGATTTCCATCAAGACCATCAAGTAGTTGCAAATGAAATGATAAGAGCATTTAAAACGATGTCAAGCATAATTTGTTATGAATTGCCTTGGAACCATGTAACTTTTAACACACAATTATTTGTGAAATTAAAAAAAGAACATATAATTAAAAAATGTGAGATGTTAAAAAATTATAAATCACAATTGGCAAAAGAAAAAGCATACTTCTCAGAAGAGTTTATTCAAGGATTAGCGAAAACAAGAGGAATTCAGTGCAATTCAGAATGTGCTGAGGCTTTTGAGGTGATACGATGGATGGTATAA
- a CDS encoding carboxylate-amine ligase has translation MSVLVTSASGAKALVITRSLGRRDIEVTTTDCEQFSAAFFSKYSKSHFVCPSPTKSPLEFKNVIEKEVKKRKIEVLMPINSTETLLIAMHKNKLELYTKIPFADHPKMLQLHNKDQLVKIATELGLPTPKTCTVKDVREIRNIAEMIEYPAVLKLKDATSSMGIQYVNSKDEFIYNYKQSILDYNLDPSCYPLIQEFIPGDGYGVSVLFNQGDLRALFTHKRLREYPITGGPSTFRESVRHPEMEEIAIKLLEYIDWHGVAMVEFKLDKRTNKPVLIEVNPRFWGSINQAITAGVDFPYLLYKMATEGDITPVLNYKLGVRTRFLMNDLRALFSHLRHSNNRVQILKDFLNFDGIMSDDIISCKDPLPMMFFAYTNMKELLRRNQGA, from the coding sequence ATGAGTGTACTAGTTACAAGTGCAAGTGGTGCAAAGGCTCTGGTTATTACCAGAAGTCTGGGTAGAAGAGATATCGAAGTTACAACCACTGACTGCGAACAATTTTCTGCTGCTTTTTTCTCAAAATACTCCAAAAGTCACTTTGTATGTCCTTCTCCCACAAAATCACCTCTTGAATTTAAGAACGTAATAGAAAAAGAAGTTAAAAAGAGAAAAATCGAAGTTCTGATGCCAATAAATAGCACTGAAACACTTCTAATAGCTATGCACAAGAACAAACTTGAGTTATACACAAAAATACCATTTGCAGACCACCCTAAAATGCTACAACTGCATAACAAAGATCAGCTGGTGAAGATCGCAACAGAACTTGGCTTACCCACACCTAAAACCTGTACTGTCAAAGATGTTAGAGAAATTAGAAATATTGCAGAGATGATTGAATATCCTGCTGTACTCAAGTTAAAAGATGCTACAAGCAGCATGGGTATCCAGTATGTAAATTCAAAGGATGAATTCATCTACAACTATAAACAGTCTATCCTGGACTATAATCTCGATCCTTCATGTTATCCTCTTATTCAAGAATTTATTCCGGGTGATGGATATGGCGTATCAGTCTTGTTCAATCAGGGCGATCTTAGAGCTTTGTTCACCCACAAGCGTTTGAGGGAATATCCTATCACAGGGGGTCCAAGCACATTCAGAGAAAGCGTGAGGCATCCGGAGATGGAGGAAATCGCAATCAAATTGTTGGAATACATAGACTGGCATGGTGTCGCGATGGTCGAGTTCAAGCTGGATAAACGGACTAATAAACCAGTTTTGATAGAGGTAAACCCGAGATTCTGGGGTTCGATAAATCAAGCGATCACAGCAGGGGTTGATTTTCCATATCTTCTATATAAGATGGCTACAGAAGGAGATATAACACCCGTTCTTAACTATAAATTAGGGGTCAGAACAAGGTTTTTGATGAACGATCTACGAGCACTCTTTAGCCATCTCAGGCATTCAAATAATCGTGTACAAATCCTTAAGGATTTTTTAAATTTTGATGGAATAATGTCTGACGATATCATATCCTGTAAAGATCCATTACCAATGATGTTCTTTGCTTATACAAATATGAAGGAACTATTGAGAAGAAATCAGGGAGCTTAG
- a CDS encoding histidinol phosphatase: protein MKIWKKYTNYLLKGEWHIHTNYTDGKNSVSEYCKKAIELKIPLVAFTEHVRKNTNHVYYDFNQFLDDIEKAREEFNLIILSGCEAKVLPNGGFDVEEWILKEVDYSIFAFHSFPEDIDMYIESLNSVLRNRYVNAWAHPGAFLTKHGLELSEKELIKIFKSMWKQEVLLEINGKYSVPSENWISVARRYNVRLVRGSDIHCINELKGELNG from the coding sequence ATGAAAATCTGGAAGAAGTATACCAACTATCTATTGAAAGGAGAATGGCATATCCACACAAACTATACAGATGGCAAAAATAGTGTATCCGAATATTGTAAAAAAGCTATAGAATTGAAAATCCCTTTAGTTGCCTTTACAGAGCACGTTAGAAAAAATACGAATCACGTGTATTACGATTTCAATCAATTTTTAGACGATATTGAAAAAGCAAGAGAAGAGTTCAATCTAATAATATTATCTGGATGTGAAGCAAAAGTTTTACCGAACGGGGGGTTCGATGTTGAAGAGTGGATTTTAAAAGAAGTTGATTATTCGATATTCGCCTTTCATTCTTTTCCTGAAGATATTGATATGTATATAGAAAGTCTAAATAGTGTTTTGAGAAATAGATATGTTAATGCTTGGGCACACCCAGGGGCATTTTTAACTAAACACGGTTTAGAATTGTCTGAAAAGGAGTTAATTAAAATTTTTAAGTCGATGTGGAAACAAGAGGTTTTGCTCGAGATAAATGGAAAATATAGTGTTCCTTCAGAAAATTGGATAAGTGTAGCGAGAAGATATAATGTTAGATTAGTCAGGGGTAGCGATATCCATTGTATTAATGAGTTAAAGGGTGAGTTAAATGGGTAA